One Pseudomonas rhizophila DNA window includes the following coding sequences:
- a CDS encoding LysR family transcriptional regulator — translation MDKLLALKMFVETVRCGGYSAAARKLGISTSSVTRQVAGLENELGASLLNRTTRNTSVTVAGQTYFEKAVAILDAIDQADAVVADRGIEAQGRLRISVPVEFGRRIIAPHLGRLLARHPGLEISVSLSDQVSDLLSEQIDVSVRLGSSVVSEDIVSKRVGAFQRWVVASPDYLSRHAVPSHPRDLLELQCLRFDYGGSHHHWTFQGEDESIQLNVHGRLQSNNADILREAAIASGGVALLADWLVRDDVAAGRLARLLEHYEVNPGSASSCINALYLPNHRGSSRINVFIDFLEEILAPDRLDNR, via the coding sequence ATGGACAAGCTGCTGGCATTGAAGATGTTTGTTGAAACCGTGCGTTGTGGTGGTTATTCCGCCGCGGCACGCAAACTCGGCATCTCGACATCTTCGGTGACACGCCAGGTGGCAGGACTCGAAAATGAGTTGGGCGCCAGTCTTCTTAACCGTACGACTCGCAACACCAGCGTTACCGTCGCTGGGCAAACCTATTTCGAGAAGGCCGTCGCCATTCTCGATGCCATTGATCAAGCCGATGCCGTAGTCGCCGACCGTGGCATCGAGGCCCAGGGACGCCTACGGATCAGCGTCCCGGTGGAGTTTGGTCGACGAATCATCGCGCCGCATCTGGGTCGATTGCTTGCTCGTCATCCAGGACTGGAAATCAGCGTGTCGTTGAGCGATCAGGTCAGCGACCTGCTGAGCGAACAGATCGATGTGTCGGTGCGTCTCGGATCGTCGGTGGTCAGTGAGGATATCGTCAGCAAACGGGTAGGGGCCTTCCAGCGCTGGGTGGTGGCCAGCCCGGACTATCTGAGTCGTCACGCGGTGCCGTCTCATCCCCGTGACTTGCTGGAGCTACAATGCCTGCGCTTCGATTACGGTGGTTCGCACCACCACTGGACGTTCCAGGGCGAGGACGAAAGCATCCAGCTCAACGTCCACGGTCGCCTGCAAAGCAACAACGCCGATATCCTGCGTGAAGCGGCGATCGCCAGCGGCGGGGTGGCCTTGCTGGCCGACTGGCTGGTACGTGACGACGTCGCCGCCGGCCGGCTGGCACGGTTGCTGGAGCATTATGAAGTCAATCCCGGCAGCGCGAGCAGTTGTATCAATGCCCTGTATTTACCCAATCACCGGGGCTCCAGCCGGATCAATGTGTTCATTGATTTTCTTGAGGAGATCCTCGCGCCTGATCGATTGGATAACCGCTAG
- a CDS encoding DMT family transporter, whose translation MDKTLRRGSLEMTAAMLISGTIGWFVLVSGVPVLDVVFWRCVFGAATLLLICAGFGFLRPGLLTRTTFLLAVLSGVAIVGNWVLLFASYSRASIAIGTAVYNVQPFMLVGLAALLLGEKITAQKLFWLAVSFLGMLAIVSAHGEQGQGGGDYLTGIALALGAALLYAIAALIIKHLTGTPPHLIALIQVSTGVLLLAPWANFSALPQQPEAWASLVTLGMVHTGVMYVLLYSAIQRLPTAVTGALSFIYPIAAIFVDWFAFGHRLELLQWLGVAAILLAAAGMQQGWGIKVRRPALP comes from the coding sequence ATGGACAAGACCTTACGTCGCGGTTCGCTGGAAATGACCGCCGCTATGTTGATTTCCGGAACCATCGGCTGGTTCGTGCTGGTTTCCGGTGTGCCGGTGCTGGACGTGGTGTTCTGGCGCTGCGTGTTCGGTGCTGCGACCTTGCTGCTGATTTGCGCCGGTTTCGGATTCTTGCGTCCGGGTCTCCTGACGCGTACCACCTTCTTGCTGGCGGTGCTCAGTGGCGTGGCGATCGTGGGCAACTGGGTGCTGCTGTTTGCTTCGTACTCCCGCGCGTCGATTGCCATCGGTACCGCGGTGTACAACGTTCAGCCGTTCATGCTGGTGGGATTGGCGGCGTTGTTGCTGGGGGAAAAAATCACCGCCCAAAAGCTGTTCTGGCTGGCGGTGTCGTTTCTCGGCATGTTGGCCATCGTCAGCGCCCACGGTGAGCAAGGGCAGGGTGGCGGCGACTATCTGACGGGTATCGCCCTGGCGTTGGGCGCTGCCTTGCTGTACGCCATTGCGGCGTTGATCATCAAGCATCTGACCGGGACACCGCCGCACTTGATCGCGCTGATTCAGGTCAGCACCGGTGTGTTGCTGTTGGCACCCTGGGCGAACTTTTCAGCGTTGCCGCAGCAGCCCGAGGCCTGGGCTAGCCTGGTAACCCTGGGCATGGTTCATACCGGCGTGATGTACGTGTTGTTATACAGCGCGATTCAACGGCTACCCACCGCAGTGACCGGCGCGTTGTCGTTCATCTATCCGATCGCGGCGATTTTCGTCGACTGGTTCGCCTTCGGTCATCGCCTCGAGTTGCTGCAGTGGCTGGGTGTGGCAGCGATCCTGCTGGCGGCCGCCGGAATGCAGCAGGGCTGGGGCATCAAGGTGCGCCGTCCAGCCCTGCCATAA
- a CDS encoding Bax inhibitor-1/YccA family protein: protein MREQDYAVNNSVQAEQLEVSRVLRNTYGLLALTLAFSGVMAFVAQQMRVGYPNIFVVLIGFYGLFFLTNKLRDSAWGLVSAFALTGFMGFLLGPILNRYLGMQGGAEVVSSAFAMTALVFGGLSAYVLISRKDMSFLSGFITAGFFVLLGAVVASFFFQISGLQLAISAGFVLFSSVCILYQTSAIIHGGERNYIMATISLYVSIYNLFVSLLQLFGLMGRDD, encoded by the coding sequence ATGCGCGAACAGGATTACGCAGTGAACAACAGCGTGCAGGCTGAGCAGCTAGAGGTTAGCCGCGTCCTGCGCAACACTTATGGCCTGCTGGCACTCACGCTCGCTTTCAGCGGTGTGATGGCCTTCGTTGCACAACAGATGCGCGTCGGCTACCCGAACATCTTCGTGGTGCTGATCGGTTTCTACGGCCTTTTCTTCCTCACCAACAAGCTCCGCGATTCGGCCTGGGGCCTGGTTTCGGCCTTCGCCCTGACCGGCTTCATGGGCTTTTTGCTCGGCCCGATCCTCAACCGTTACCTGGGAATGCAGGGTGGCGCCGAAGTGGTCAGCTCGGCATTCGCCATGACCGCGCTGGTGTTCGGTGGTCTGTCGGCCTACGTGCTGATCTCCCGCAAGGACATGAGCTTCCTGAGCGGTTTCATCACCGCAGGCTTCTTCGTGTTGCTCGGTGCGGTAGTTGCCAGCTTCTTCTTCCAGATCAGCGGCCTGCAACTGGCAATCAGCGCCGGCTTCGTGCTGTTCTCGTCGGTCTGCATCCTGTATCAGACCAGCGCCATCATCCACGGCGGCGAGCGCAACTACATCATGGCGACCATCAGCCTGTATGTATCGATCTACAACCTGTTCGTCAGCCTGTTGCAGCTGTTCGGCCTGATGGGTCGCGACGACTGA
- a CDS encoding (2Fe-2S)-binding protein yields MTQVTLNVNGSPQTLELEPDMPLLYALRNHLGLNGAKYGCGLGQCGACTVIVDDKPVFSCVTPCAGLDGKQVRTVESLGTVERPGPLQKAFIDKQAAQCGYCIAGMLMRAQALLESNPSPDEQTIRQYMAGNLCRCGTHLRIIDAISLVARQNRSSL; encoded by the coding sequence ATGACCCAAGTCACTCTCAATGTCAACGGCTCGCCCCAGACACTGGAGCTGGAACCTGACATGCCGCTGCTCTACGCGCTGCGCAATCACCTGGGGCTCAATGGCGCCAAATACGGGTGCGGCTTGGGCCAATGCGGTGCCTGTACCGTCATTGTCGATGACAAGCCTGTGTTTTCCTGCGTGACACCCTGCGCGGGCCTTGACGGCAAACAGGTTAGAACGGTTGAAAGCCTCGGCACCGTCGAGCGCCCCGGCCCTTTACAGAAGGCCTTCATCGATAAACAGGCGGCCCAGTGCGGCTACTGCATCGCCGGTATGTTGATGCGCGCCCAGGCATTGCTGGAAAGCAATCCGTCCCCGGACGAACAGACCATACGCCAGTACATGGCAGGCAACCTGTGTCGGTGCGGAACCCACCTGCGAATTATCGACGCGATCAGCCTTGTAGCCAGGCAAAACCGGAGTTCGCTATGA
- a CDS encoding autotransporter outer membrane beta-barrel domain-containing protein, protein MKTSLRPQEITTTFYTISTSLLLCSSMEVWAWPAEQTSQLWYDRTQSDSQGAASINADPTSSKSPALFTLRNDSGHTQRVGLISGQNQVITRVNGTLVTPAMAEPGKEALNLQGTHLGAYWSLTGPAGWHVDLSASGGRVNGYSRTEQGQRQAAEGNAVTLSVEGGFPIGISDHWVVEPQAQLINQRITLDNPNAENGSGNELSTWSGRVGARLKGTYQVNGLGVEPYVRTNLWHTVQSADTLTLDKVDKISSSRKSSTVEVGLGLVARVTPVVSLYISADYSSDVDDNDLNGLIGSLGVRMRW, encoded by the coding sequence ATGAAAACTTCCCTCCGTCCACAAGAGATCACTACCACTTTCTACACAATCTCGACTTCGTTGTTACTGTGTTCGTCCATGGAGGTATGGGCCTGGCCCGCCGAGCAGACGTCGCAACTCTGGTATGACCGAACACAGTCCGACAGCCAGGGCGCCGCCTCCATAAACGCTGACCCCACCTCCAGCAAGAGCCCCGCCCTCTTCACCTTGCGAAACGACAGCGGCCACACCCAACGCGTGGGCCTGATCAGTGGACAGAACCAGGTCATCACCCGCGTCAATGGCACGCTGGTGACTCCGGCCATGGCCGAGCCCGGCAAAGAAGCACTGAACCTGCAAGGCACCCATCTGGGCGCGTACTGGAGCCTGACCGGTCCGGCAGGCTGGCATGTGGATCTGAGTGCCAGCGGCGGGCGCGTCAACGGTTACAGCCGCACCGAGCAAGGCCAGCGTCAGGCCGCTGAAGGCAATGCCGTCACGTTGTCGGTCGAAGGCGGTTTTCCCATCGGTATCAGCGACCATTGGGTGGTTGAACCCCAGGCGCAACTGATCAACCAGCGCATCACCCTTGACAACCCCAATGCCGAGAACGGCTCCGGCAACGAACTGAGCACCTGGAGCGGGCGCGTCGGGGCACGCCTCAAAGGGACGTATCAGGTCAACGGCCTGGGCGTGGAACCCTACGTGCGCACCAACCTTTGGCACACGGTCCAGAGTGCCGACACCTTGACCCTGGACAAAGTCGACAAGATCAGCAGCAGCCGCAAATCTTCCACCGTCGAGGTAGGGCTGGGGTTGGTGGCACGGGTTACACCGGTGGTGAGCCTCTACATCAGCGCTGACTACAGCAGCGACGTCGACGACAACGACCTCAACGGGCTGATCGGCAGCCTGGGGGTACGGATGCGTTGGTAA
- a CDS encoding xanthine dehydrogenase family protein molybdopterin-binding subunit gives MTQVKEMTHSRRAFLKGGALLMAFTLAPMTRRAWADTEVDTLGTVVRAPDLPGSLRTNPYLDAWIRVGADGITVYTGKVELGTGVKTALLQIAAERLEVSPAAINLLTADTALTPNEGYTAGSHSIFDSGTALYNAAAQVRELLLESAGRSWEVLPALLSTEQGIILGPTGQRMSYADAVKNVDLHLYAKAESPVMPATQFKLIGHSLQRLDIAAKVSGGAAFVQDIRLPGMVHARVIRPPRPGSRLEVFDAKSIKMLPGVVQVIRDGNYLAVVALDEWQAIKAMRSGYESAYWSGGQAIPESGSIHTLLERLPSRRYPISHEGTPQDVPHHSYRARVTKQYLMHGSIGPSCAVAWLKDGTLTVWTHTQGVYPLRAGIAEMTGLPPERVRCIHTEGSGCYGHNGADDAAADAALIAMRLPGTPVRVQWMREQENLWEPYSSAMITEVQANLDAQGRLQDWNCELWTTPHNERIVNAGRLLPARLLARPFISAPSVPIAQPEGDGDRNAVPLYTLGSTRIDMNFVTEMPFRTSAMRSLGAHINIFAIEACMDELAIKAEVDPVALRLAHLTDPRARAVVERVRDAIAWPQRSSAPGAGIGFAFARYKNIMGYCAIAVRLQVHPQTGEVQIDHVVTAVDVGQIVNPDGLRNQVQGGVVQSTSWTLYEKVAYDPGGIRSYDWSGYPILRFSQVPKKVDVHLLDQPGQPFLGAAEIVQGPMAAAIGNAIANATGRRWLNLPLTRSQQPS, from the coding sequence ATGACGCAGGTTAAAGAGATGACTCACAGTCGCCGCGCCTTCTTGAAGGGCGGCGCCTTGTTGATGGCATTCACCCTCGCGCCGATGACCCGACGCGCATGGGCAGACACCGAAGTTGATACGCTTGGCACGGTAGTGCGGGCGCCGGACCTGCCCGGCAGCCTGCGCACCAACCCCTATCTCGATGCCTGGATCCGGGTCGGCGCAGATGGCATCACCGTCTACACCGGCAAGGTTGAGTTGGGCACCGGCGTCAAGACAGCCCTATTGCAAATAGCCGCGGAACGCCTGGAAGTCTCCCCGGCGGCGATCAATTTGCTTACCGCCGATACGGCTCTGACACCTAACGAAGGCTACACCGCCGGTAGCCACAGTATTTTCGACAGTGGGACCGCGCTGTACAACGCGGCGGCGCAGGTACGTGAGTTACTGCTGGAGTCGGCCGGGCGTAGCTGGGAGGTATTGCCGGCACTGCTGAGCACCGAGCAAGGCATCATTCTCGGCCCCACCGGGCAGCGAATGAGCTATGCCGACGCCGTCAAGAATGTCGATCTGCACCTCTACGCCAAGGCCGAATCGCCGGTCATGCCGGCGACGCAATTCAAGCTGATCGGCCATTCGCTGCAAAGGCTGGATATTGCGGCCAAAGTCAGCGGCGGTGCCGCGTTCGTTCAAGACATTCGTCTGCCAGGCATGGTGCATGCGCGAGTCATCCGCCCGCCGCGTCCCGGCAGCAGGCTGGAGGTCTTCGATGCGAAATCGATCAAGATGCTGCCCGGGGTCGTGCAAGTGATTCGTGATGGTAATTATCTGGCCGTGGTGGCGCTTGATGAATGGCAAGCGATCAAGGCCATGCGCAGCGGATACGAATCGGCCTATTGGAGTGGTGGTCAGGCAATCCCCGAGTCTGGATCGATCCATACCTTGCTCGAACGGCTCCCCTCACGCCGTTATCCAATCAGTCATGAAGGTACCCCGCAAGACGTGCCCCACCATAGCTACCGCGCGCGCGTAACCAAACAGTATTTGATGCACGGCTCCATCGGCCCGTCATGCGCCGTGGCCTGGCTCAAGGACGGCACCCTCACGGTCTGGACCCACACACAGGGTGTGTACCCCCTGCGCGCCGGGATTGCCGAAATGACAGGACTGCCACCCGAGCGCGTTCGTTGTATCCACACCGAAGGCTCGGGTTGCTATGGTCACAACGGCGCGGACGATGCAGCGGCCGACGCGGCGCTAATTGCCATGCGACTACCGGGCACCCCGGTTCGGGTGCAGTGGATGCGCGAACAGGAAAATCTCTGGGAGCCCTACAGCTCGGCGATGATTACCGAGGTCCAGGCCAACCTTGATGCGCAGGGTCGACTGCAGGACTGGAACTGCGAGCTATGGACCACGCCTCATAACGAACGCATCGTCAATGCCGGACGCTTGCTGCCGGCGCGGCTGCTGGCCCGCCCTTTCATCTCTGCGCCTTCGGTGCCTATCGCACAACCCGAAGGCGACGGCGATCGCAACGCGGTGCCCCTGTACACATTGGGCTCGACGCGCATCGACATGAACTTCGTTACCGAGATGCCATTTCGCACATCGGCCATGCGTTCACTCGGCGCGCACATCAACATTTTCGCAATCGAGGCCTGCATGGATGAGCTGGCCATCAAGGCCGAAGTCGATCCAGTTGCCTTGCGCCTTGCCCATCTGACCGATCCCAGGGCGCGAGCCGTGGTGGAGCGAGTTCGCGACGCCATTGCCTGGCCGCAAAGAAGCAGCGCTCCTGGCGCGGGCATAGGTTTCGCGTTCGCCCGCTACAAAAACATCATGGGGTATTGCGCCATCGCGGTGCGCCTTCAGGTGCACCCTCAGACTGGCGAAGTGCAGATCGATCACGTCGTCACAGCCGTGGACGTTGGGCAGATCGTCAATCCCGACGGCTTGCGCAACCAAGTGCAAGGGGGGGTCGTCCAGTCAACCAGTTGGACGCTGTATGAAAAAGTCGCCTATGACCCCGGAGGCATTCGCAGCTACGACTGGAGTGGTTACCCGATCCTGCGCTTTTCGCAAGTGCCCAAAAAGGTCGACGTCCATCTGCTCGATCAACCGGGACAACCGTTTCTCGGCGCCGCCGAGATCGTCCAGGGACCAATGGCTGCGGCCATTGGCAATGCCATCGCGAATGCCACAGGGCGGCGCTGGTTGAACCTTCCCCTGACTCGCTCGCAGCAGCCGTCATGA
- a CDS encoding Lrp/AsnC family transcriptional regulator, whose translation MTDDIDQILISALMEDSRRSLKALANLSGLSSPSVAERLRRLEERGVLRAYTVEVDPKCFGYQLQAIVRIRPLPGQLQEVERQIQAIAEFTECDKVTGDDCFIARLHVRSMEQLDTLLDKLNVLAETNTAIVKKTPVKRRLPPMA comes from the coding sequence ATGACTGACGACATCGACCAGATCCTCATCAGCGCGCTGATGGAAGACTCCCGACGCTCCCTCAAGGCCTTGGCAAACTTGAGCGGCCTGTCTTCCCCCAGCGTCGCCGAGCGCCTTCGAAGGCTCGAAGAGCGTGGCGTGCTCAGGGCGTACACCGTTGAAGTGGACCCCAAGTGCTTCGGCTACCAGCTCCAGGCGATTGTGCGTATTCGCCCGTTACCGGGGCAGTTGCAAGAAGTGGAACGGCAGATCCAGGCCATCGCTGAATTTACCGAATGTGACAAGGTCACCGGCGATGACTGCTTCATCGCTCGGCTGCATGTGCGTTCGATGGAGCAACTGGACACCTTGCTGGACAAGCTCAATGTTCTGGCAGAAACCAACACCGCCATCGTCAAGAAGACTCCGGTCAAGCGGCGACTGCCACCCATGGCATGA
- a CDS encoding NADP-dependent glyceraldehyde-3-phosphate dehydrogenase, with translation MTQANLFANLFPSAADIPQAYRLEGQIEQREYLIDGVLQTWQGPLAVVRSPVYLAGPQGDEQVILGSTPLLDAQTALTALDAAVRAYDRGQGQWPTMRVAERIRHVEAFLARMREQREAVVKLLMWEIGKNLKDSQKEFDRTCDYIVDTINALKELDRRSSRFELEQDTLGQIRRVPLGVALCMGPYNYPLNETFTTLIPALIMGNTVVFKPAKLGVLLVRPLLEAFRDSFPAGVINVIYGSGRETVSALMASGKIDIFAFIGTNKAASDLKKLHPRPHRLRAALGLDAKNPGLVLPDVDLDNAVSEALTGSLSFNGQRCTALKILFVHEDLAPAFIEKFNAGLAALKPGMPWEDGVALTPLPEAGKVDYLQALVADAAAKGAQVTNEHGGESRGSFFYPAVLYPVNTAMRVYHEEQFGPVVPIVPYRDLNTVVDYVLESDFGQQLSIFGNNPAEVGKLVDIFANQVGRININAQCQRGPDTFPFNGRKNSAEGTLSVHDALRTFSIRTLVATKFQDNNKALISDIIRGRDSNFLTTDYIF, from the coding sequence ATGACCCAAGCCAACCTCTTCGCCAACCTGTTTCCCAGCGCTGCCGATATTCCGCAGGCCTACCGCCTCGAGGGACAGATCGAGCAGCGCGAATACCTGATCGATGGCGTGCTGCAAACCTGGCAAGGGCCACTGGCAGTTGTTCGCAGCCCGGTGTACCTGGCAGGCCCGCAGGGGGACGAACAAGTGATACTGGGCAGCACGCCGCTGCTGGATGCACAGACCGCGCTCACCGCCCTGGACGCAGCCGTCCGCGCGTATGACCGCGGCCAGGGCCAGTGGCCAACGATGCGTGTTGCAGAACGCATCCGCCATGTGGAGGCGTTCCTGGCGCGCATGCGCGAACAACGCGAGGCGGTGGTCAAGTTGCTGATGTGGGAAATCGGCAAGAATCTCAAGGACTCCCAAAAAGAATTCGACCGCACCTGCGATTACATCGTTGACACCATCAACGCCCTCAAGGAACTGGACCGCCGCTCCAGCCGTTTCGAGCTGGAACAGGATACGCTCGGGCAGATCCGCCGCGTGCCGCTGGGCGTGGCCTTGTGCATGGGCCCCTACAACTATCCGCTGAACGAAACCTTCACCACGTTGATTCCGGCATTGATCATGGGCAATACCGTGGTGTTCAAGCCGGCCAAGCTCGGCGTACTGCTGGTGCGGCCGCTGCTGGAGGCATTTCGCGACAGCTTCCCGGCTGGTGTGATCAATGTGATCTACGGCAGTGGCCGGGAAACCGTCAGCGCGCTGATGGCCAGCGGCAAGATCGACATCTTTGCCTTCATCGGCACCAACAAGGCTGCAAGCGATCTGAAAAAACTCCATCCGCGCCCGCACCGTTTGCGTGCCGCCCTGGGCCTGGACGCAAAGAACCCGGGCCTGGTGCTGCCGGATGTGGATCTGGACAACGCCGTCAGCGAGGCGCTGACCGGCTCGCTGTCTTTCAATGGCCAGCGCTGCACCGCATTGAAGATCCTGTTTGTCCACGAAGACCTGGCACCGGCATTCATCGAGAAGTTCAACGCCGGGCTGGCTGCCCTGAAACCTGGCATGCCGTGGGAAGATGGCGTGGCACTGACACCGTTGCCCGAAGCGGGCAAGGTCGATTATCTGCAGGCGCTGGTGGCCGATGCCGCCGCCAAAGGTGCGCAGGTGACGAATGAACACGGTGGCGAATCCCGCGGTTCGTTCTTCTATCCGGCCGTGCTCTATCCGGTGAACACTGCAATGCGGGTCTACCACGAAGAACAGTTTGGCCCGGTCGTCCCCATCGTGCCGTACCGCGACCTCAATACCGTGGTCGATTACGTGCTCGAGTCCGATTTCGGCCAACAGTTGAGCATCTTCGGCAACAACCCGGCCGAAGTCGGCAAACTGGTGGACATCTTCGCCAACCAGGTCGGACGCATCAACATCAACGCCCAATGTCAGCGTGGCCCGGACACGTTCCCGTTCAACGGCCGGAAAAACTCGGCCGAGGGCACGTTGTCGGTCCACGATGCGCTGCGCACCTTTTCGATCCGCACGCTGGTGGCGACCAAGTTCCAGGACAACAACAAGGCGCTGATCAGCGACATCATCCGCGGGCGGGACTCTAACTTCCTGACCACCGACTACATCTTCTGA
- a CDS encoding c-type cytochrome: MKGSFIRAKPLWISAVVLASVGAIGAVMLMWRPAIAPIERPRTFDSAQLQRGARVVEAGDCAVCHTRPGGQYMAGGLPLRTPFGTLYSTNITADPQTGIGQWSLPAFERAMREGISRDGHFLYPAFPYVHYRRMTTDDIADAYAYLMSGPAVDSPAMQNDMNFPMNIRPLVSFWNLLFLHAKPLTPVARQSEAWNRGRYLVQGPGHCAGCHSPLNLLGAQKSGESLAGGSVEGWQAPSLLGMARGANAWSTEQLVRYLRAEIVEGHGTAAGPMRAVSLGLARMPVADAEAIAEYLLSLPGRAVIREIHPDAASAEPAAQASGAMLFASACAGCHGAAAPMREIDGRPALNRTSALQASSARNFLKTVLDGIPAIPGVPGPVMPPFAASLDNAQLSALASYLRHQASPDQPWTDLSATLEAIRQETK; the protein is encoded by the coding sequence ATGAAGGGCAGTTTCATCAGAGCCAAGCCGTTATGGATCAGCGCCGTGGTCCTGGCTTCGGTAGGCGCGATCGGGGCCGTGATGCTGATGTGGCGTCCGGCGATAGCTCCCATCGAGCGTCCGCGAACCTTCGATTCCGCACAATTGCAACGCGGTGCTCGCGTTGTCGAGGCGGGCGATTGTGCGGTGTGCCATACACGACCCGGGGGCCAATACATGGCGGGGGGCCTGCCGCTAAGAACGCCGTTTGGCACGCTCTACAGCACCAATATCACTGCGGATCCGCAGACCGGAATTGGCCAATGGTCGCTGCCGGCATTCGAGCGGGCGATGCGCGAAGGGATCTCACGCGATGGTCACTTCCTTTACCCGGCCTTTCCATACGTACATTACCGGCGCATGACCACAGACGACATCGCTGACGCCTATGCGTACTTGATGAGCGGCCCTGCCGTGGACTCACCGGCCATGCAAAACGACATGAACTTCCCGATGAACATCCGCCCGCTAGTCTCATTCTGGAATCTGCTGTTCCTGCACGCCAAGCCACTCACGCCAGTAGCACGACAATCTGAAGCCTGGAATCGCGGGCGTTATCTGGTCCAAGGGCCCGGCCACTGCGCAGGGTGTCATTCACCTCTGAACTTACTCGGTGCCCAGAAGAGCGGCGAAAGCCTGGCGGGCGGTTCCGTGGAGGGTTGGCAAGCGCCTTCGCTACTCGGCATGGCCCGTGGTGCAAACGCATGGAGCACTGAGCAATTGGTGCGCTACCTTCGCGCGGAAATCGTGGAGGGGCATGGCACCGCGGCTGGACCGATGCGTGCGGTCAGTCTTGGCCTGGCACGCATGCCGGTGGCCGATGCAGAGGCGATTGCCGAGTACTTGCTGAGTCTGCCCGGCAGGGCTGTGATCAGGGAAATCCATCCCGATGCTGCCAGCGCCGAGCCCGCCGCCCAAGCCAGTGGCGCCATGCTCTTCGCCAGCGCCTGTGCCGGTTGCCATGGCGCGGCGGCACCGATGCGCGAAATCGACGGGCGTCCGGCGTTGAATCGTACGTCAGCATTACAAGCCTCAAGCGCGCGCAACTTCCTGAAAACCGTACTCGATGGCATCCCGGCCATCCCGGGCGTGCCGGGTCCGGTGATGCCGCCGTTTGCCGCCAGCCTCGACAACGCCCAACTCTCAGCCCTGGCGTCATACCTGCGCCACCAGGCCAGTCCCGACCAACCCTGGACTGACCTTTCTGCCACCCTTGAAGCGATACGCCAGGAGACGAAATGA
- a CDS encoding MFS transporter — translation MLTGNPAATAKAEQSASLSGLMVAFLAFCCGAVVANLYYAQPIVELIAPQIGLSSANASLIVSLTQFGYALGLLLLVPLADLMENRRLVVGFTLAASVTLLCAGLTHSPSMFLILSLLIGLTSVAVQILVPLAAHLAPEATRGRVVGNIMSGLLLGILLSRPLSSLLVEVFGWRGVFFSAAALMAVIAVIMATALPRRVPTHQATYPALIGSVFALARRHPVLRQRSLYQGLLFASFSLFWTLAPIELIRNHAFSQAQVAIFALVGAVGAVAAPIAGRLADAGHGRRGTLAALLLAPVSLLIAALPGSSYLWLVVCAVLLDFAVQLNMVLGQREVYAIDPHSRARLNAVYMTSIFVGGALGSLVASPLYEHFGWNLSAVTVALLPALALLMFLGRKAEA, via the coding sequence ATGCTCACGGGTAACCCGGCGGCAACGGCCAAGGCCGAACAATCTGCTTCACTCTCTGGCCTGATGGTCGCGTTCCTGGCGTTTTGCTGCGGCGCGGTCGTTGCCAACCTTTATTACGCTCAGCCAATTGTCGAACTGATCGCGCCGCAGATCGGCCTGTCCAGCGCCAATGCCAGTCTGATTGTTTCGCTCACACAGTTTGGTTATGCGTTGGGCCTGCTGTTGCTGGTGCCACTGGCCGACCTGATGGAAAACCGACGCCTTGTCGTGGGTTTTACCCTCGCTGCGAGCGTGACCCTGTTGTGTGCCGGTCTGACGCATTCGCCGTCGATGTTCCTCATATTGTCCTTGCTGATCGGTCTTACCTCAGTGGCGGTGCAGATTCTTGTGCCGCTGGCGGCGCATCTGGCGCCGGAAGCAACGCGTGGGCGCGTTGTTGGCAACATCATGAGCGGGCTGTTGCTGGGCATTCTGCTGTCACGTCCGCTGTCGAGCCTGCTGGTGGAAGTGTTCGGCTGGCGCGGGGTGTTTTTCAGCGCCGCGGCACTGATGGCCGTCATCGCCGTGATTATGGCGACTGCGCTGCCGCGGCGTGTGCCGACTCATCAGGCCACGTACCCGGCGTTGATCGGTTCGGTGTTTGCGCTTGCCCGTCGCCACCCGGTTCTGCGGCAACGTTCGTTGTATCAGGGCTTATTGTTCGCCAGCTTCAGCCTCTTCTGGACCCTCGCGCCCATCGAGCTGATACGTAACCACGCGTTCAGTCAGGCGCAGGTTGCGATTTTTGCGCTGGTCGGAGCCGTCGGTGCAGTGGCAGCACCGATTGCCGGGCGCTTGGCCGATGCTGGGCATGGCCGCCGCGGGACGCTGGCTGCACTGCTGTTGGCACCCGTCTCGCTATTGATCGCGGCGCTGCCTGGCAGCAGTTACCTCTGGCTGGTGGTGTGTGCAGTGCTGCTGGATTTCGCCGTGCAACTGAACATGGTGCTGGGCCAACGAGAGGTGTATGCCATCGACCCGCACAGTCGCGCGCGCCTGAATGCGGTTTACATGACCAGCATCTTCGTGGGGGGTGCCTTGGGCTCGTTGGTGGCGAGCCCACTGTATGAACATTTCGGCTGGAACCTGTCTGCCGTGACGGTGGCATTGTTGCCTGCTCTGGCTTTGCTAATGTTTCTGGGACGTAAGGCAGAGGCCTGA